One segment of Synechocystis sp. PCC 7509 DNA contains the following:
- a CDS encoding AAA family ATPase — MVFNLAIPPSVGEPLNLTINLGEHLFILGANGTGKSSLMQHLYTSHNTTARWISAHRQNWFSSNAMSLSSQQKRDFESNIRSADTNQQSRWKDDYATQRASIAIYGLIDAENVRARSITGAVDSENIELAKTLAKKDAPIKIINELLRLSNVPIEISVHENDEVVAKKHEGVAYSIAELSDGERNALLIAADVLTVKDGTLILIDEPERHLHRSIISPLLTLLFSKRSDCAFIVSTHEVMLPSDNPSARTLLIRDCTYTGASVSSWDADIVSSGSEIDDDLKKDILGARRKLLFIEGTEQSLDKPLYSLVFPTVSIVAKSSCRDVEHAVSSLRESGDLHWLHAFGVVDNDRRMENDINRLKEKGIYALSVFSVESIYYHPQVQWFVAQRHAAVTGNDASTHLANAKTAALEAIKPHIQRLSERTAEKALREEVFRHLPRRQEIVEGKPINIAIDVASAVTAERERLQNAFNAGNLTEIISQYPVRETPALQKLVKELGFQDCEQYQGAVRKLLMDNNEALAFVKSLFGTLESDIEAV; from the coding sequence GTGGTCTTTAATCTAGCAATCCCTCCCTCTGTAGGCGAACCACTCAATCTTACTATCAACCTCGGAGAACACCTGTTCATCCTTGGTGCCAACGGTACAGGTAAGTCCAGCCTTATGCAACATTTATATACTTCTCACAATACTACCGCAAGATGGATATCAGCACATCGCCAAAATTGGTTTTCTTCTAACGCAATGTCTCTATCGTCCCAGCAGAAGCGAGACTTTGAATCCAATATCCGAAGTGCAGACACTAATCAACAGTCGCGCTGGAAAGATGATTACGCTACACAACGCGCAAGCATTGCAATCTATGGTCTCATTGATGCTGAAAACGTCCGTGCGCGATCAATTACTGGTGCAGTTGATAGTGAAAATATTGAGCTTGCAAAAACTCTTGCAAAGAAAGATGCTCCTATAAAAATTATCAACGAGCTTTTACGTCTTTCAAATGTTCCCATTGAGATTTCTGTCCATGAGAATGATGAAGTAGTTGCTAAAAAACATGAAGGTGTTGCTTATAGCATTGCAGAGTTATCAGATGGTGAACGTAATGCTTTGTTAATTGCGGCGGATGTGTTAACTGTTAAGGATGGTACATTAATACTCATTGACGAACCGGAACGCCATCTTCATCGCTCTATCATTTCACCGCTCTTGACACTTTTGTTTTCCAAACGAAGTGACTGTGCATTCATTGTATCTACACACGAGGTGATGTTGCCCTCCGATAATCCAAGCGCACGTACATTACTCATTCGAGACTGCACTTATACTGGTGCTTCCGTAAGTAGTTGGGATGCAGATATTGTTTCCTCCGGCAGTGAAATAGATGATGATCTCAAAAAAGACATTCTTGGTGCGCGCAGAAAGCTCCTATTTATTGAAGGTACTGAGCAAAGTCTTGACAAGCCGCTTTATAGTCTAGTATTTCCAACCGTCTCTATCGTTGCGAAATCAAGCTGCCGCGATGTCGAACATGCCGTTTCTAGCCTTCGGGAATCTGGTGATCTGCACTGGCTTCATGCTTTTGGTGTTGTTGATAATGATCGGCGAATGGAAAATGACATTAATCGACTCAAAGAGAAGGGTATATATGCTCTTTCGGTGTTTTCAGTTGAGTCGATCTATTACCATCCGCAAGTTCAATGGTTTGTTGCACAGCGTCATGCAGCTGTTACTGGGAATGATGCCTCTACACACCTCGCTAATGCTAAAACTGCTGCGCTCGAAGCAATTAAACCACACATCCAACGCTTGAGTGAGCGAACTGCTGAAAAGGCACTTCGTGAGGAAGTTTTTCGGCATCTGCCTCGAAGACAAGAAATCGTAGAGGGGAAGCCTATAAATATTGCTATTGACGTGGCTAGTGCTGTCACAGCAGAGCGTGAACGGCTACAAAATGCCTTTAATGCTGGCAATTTGACGGAGATTATTTCACAATATCCAGTTCGTGAGACACCTGCCTTACAAAAGCTTGTAAAGGAGCTTGGATTTCAAGACTGTGAACAGTATCAAGGGGCTGTACGGAAACTATTAATGGATAATAACGAAGCATTAGCTTTTGTTAAATCTCTTTTTGGCACGCTGGAATCCGATATTGAGGCAGTATGA